The Campylobacter concisus sequence AAGAAAGGCAGCAGGTAAGCCAGAAAAAGGCCTTGTTCAACTAAAAGCTTATAATGAAGGTAACCACATCGTTGTTGAGATAGTTGATGATGGTAAAGGCTTAGATGCTGACATGCTTAAATCTAAATCGATAGAAAAAGGCATCATCACCGAACGCGAAGCTGATGCGATGAGTGAAAAAGAGGCATTTGGCCTTATCTTTAGACCAGGATTTTCAACTGCGGCAAAGGTTACAAACGTATCTGGTCGCGGTGTTGGTATGGACGTTGTTAAGACTAATATCGAAAAACTAAACGGTATCATTGATATTGAAAGTGAAGTTGGAAAAGGCACGGTTATGAAGCTTAAAATTCCACTCACGCTTGCGATTATTCAGTCGCTACTTGTTGGAACACAAGAAGAATTTTATGCTATTCCACTTGCTAGCGTTCTTGAAACTGTTCGCGTGCCTATTGATGATATCTACACGATCGATGGCAAAAATGTACTAAGGCTAAGAGATGAAGTCTTGTCTCTTGTTAGACTTTCTGACGTATTTGGTGTAGAAAAGGCATTTGATGGTGGAGATCAAACTTATGTCGTAATAATCGGTGTTGCTGAAGCAAAACTAGGTATTATCGTCGATACTTTGGTTGGACAAGAAGAGATTGTTATTAAATCAATGGGCGATTATTTACAAAATATCCCAGGTATTGCTGGTGCGACTATTAGAGGTGATGGCCGTGTGACATTGATTATTGATGTTGGTGCTATGATGGAGATGGCAAAAGATATCAAGGTAGACATTAGGGCCGAAATAGAAGATAGCACAAAAGCAAAGGAAAAACCAAGCGATTATAAAGTCTTGATAGTCGATGACTCAAAAATGGATAGAACTATCATGCAAAAAGCGCTTGAACCAACTGGGGTAACAATAATAGAAGCCACAAACGGTGTTGAGGCATTAAATATCGTAAAATCGGGAGAACACTCTTTTGATGCGATTTTGATAGATATTGAGATGCCAAGAATGGATGGATATACACTAGCTGGCGAAATTAGAAAATACTCTAAGTATAGAAATTTACCACTTATCGCTGTTACATCAAGGACTTCAAAAACAGATAGATTACGTGGCGTAGAAGTTGGAATGACTGAGTATATTACAAAACCATATTCAGCCGAGTACTTAGAAAATGTCGTTAGAAAGAATATAAAATTAGCTTAGGGGTAAGGGATGAACAATAAACTAAATCAAGTTTTAAGCAAACAAAAACAGCAAATAAATGGTCCTGAGTTAAAAAATAATGAGGATATAGTTCAGCTAGTAGGATTTGTTGTCGGTGAGGAAGAGTACGCAATACCTATTTTAAATATCCAAGAGATAATCAAACCTATTGAATATACACGTGTTCCTAGTGTACCTGATTATGTTCTTGGCGTATTTAATCTACGTGGAAATGTTATTCCGCTTATTGATTTGCGTAAGCGTTTTTCACTAAATGTCACAAAGCAAAGCCCGAGCACAAGATATATCGTTATGAAAGATGCGGATAATATCGCTGGCTTTGTGATAGACCGCTTGACGGAGGCTATCAGAATAGACCGTAACAGGATCGATCCGCCACCAGAGACTTTAGTAAAAGACAAAGGCATGATTTATGGTATCGGAAAGCGCGACCAAAATATCCTTACGATCTTGAAGGTCGAAAGCCTTTTAAAACGTGATTTTTAGGGTATAGCTTGATAAAACTTTGTGTTTTTGATTTTGACTCTACAATAATGGACGGCGAGACGATAGATATTCTCGCCGCCGCTAATAATGCTAGCGAAGAAGTAGCTAATATAACTAAGCATTCGATGAACGGTGAGCTTGATTTTTTTGAAAGTCTTACGAAAAGAGTAAAATTTTTAAAAGGATTGCCACTTTTAAAAGTAAATGAAATTTGCAGAAATTTACCCATAATGCCAGGAGCTGGCGAGCTAATAGAGGCTTTAAAGCAAAAAGGTATCAAAGTTGTGGTTTTTAGCGGTGGATTTCATAATGCAACCGATGTAATGCAAAAAAAGCTTAATTTTGATGCAAATTTTGCAAATATCTTGCATCATAAAGATGGAATTTTAAGTGGTGAAGTTGGCGGAGAGATGATGTTTAGTAGTTCAAAGGGAGATATGATTGACTGCTTGTGTGGACTATTAAATTTAGGCAAGGACGAGATAATGTGTGTTGGGGACGGGGCCAATGACATATCGATGTTTAGAAAGTGCGGCCTTAGCATTGCATTTTGTGCAAAAGATATCTTAAAAAAAGAAGCGACACATTGTGTTGATGTTAAAGATTTGCGTGAAATTTTAAAATTTATAAGGTAGAAACTAATGTATGACAACGAAGCTAAATTCTCTCTTTGGTGTGATTTTATAGAGAGAAATTTTTTACAAAGCGAATTTAACTCTTTATCGGAAAATAATATTATAAACGGTGCTACAAGCAACCCAGCTATTTTTAAAACAGCGTTTGCTTCACCTGCTTATAAAAAGATCATAGAAACTAGCAATAAACGCCACCCAAAAGATCTTTATGAAATTTTAGCTACTCAAGATATAAAAATCGCCGCATGTAAAATGTTAATAAATTATGCAAACGGCGATGATGGCTTTGTAAGCATTGAGGTTGATCCAAATTTAAGCGACGATACAGCTGCAACGATAGAAGAAGGTATCAGGCTTCATAATCTAATATCAATGCCAAATGTTATGATAAAAATTCCAGCTACAAAAGATGGTTATGAGGCAATGAGCGCGCTTATGGCAAGAGGAATTAGCGTAAATGCAACGCTTATATTTTCGCCAGATCAGGCTAAAAACTGCCTTGAAGCATTTAAAGAAGGCAGTAAGGCTTATGCAAGTCGCTTTATGGATACTACTATGCCAAAAGGTGTGATAAGTGTTTTTGTAAGTAGATTTGATAGAAAGCTTGATGAGGTTATGGCTACAAAGAGCTTGCCAACGGGACAAATTGGCATAATGAATGCTGCGAATATATACCACCTGATTGAAGATTTTGGACTAGAAAATGTAAGAACACTTTTTGCAAGCACAGGCGTAAAAGGCGGTAGTTTAAGAGGGGATTATTACGTTAGAGAGCTAATGTATAAAAATTCTATAAATACAGCACCAATAGAGACGATAAAAGAATTTATAAAAGAAAAAGCAGAGGCAAAAAATGTACCTAGTAAAGAAAATATCTCAAGCTTTTTTCAGATTATAAAAAATAATGAGATAGATATAAATGTCGTTTATAAAGATTTATTAAGCGATGGCTTAAAGCAGTTTGTGTCAGCATTTGATGATATTATGAAATCACTTTAGACAAAGAAGTCCAAGCTAATACACAAACAGCAAAAGTGATCATTCTTAAACAAGCTTTATGTGAAATTTATAAAGCATTGGATAAAATCAGCACCTATTTTTTATGAAAGGAAAACGATGTTAGAAGGAATCGTTAGAGAGAGTATCGGTAAGAAG is a genomic window containing:
- a CDS encoding chemotaxis protein CheW, whose amino-acid sequence is MDDMKEIMEDFLIEAFELIEQIDHDLVELESNPEDLELLNRIFRVAHTVKGSSSFLNFDVLTELTHHMEDVLNKARKGELKITPDIMDVVLESVDMMKGLLSSIRDHGNDTAAGIDIKNICARLTQISEGEAPAAAPEAPITPVAEPVPEPAKEPEPAAPTEEVPEISDAELSKLSDSEVEAEIERLLKVRKAEDQARRASKGIAPKSPSEIAPAASSTSAPAAKAESKEKDGDKKVPVASSGAVAQEQTIRVEVKRLDHLMNLIGELVLGKNRLLKIYDDVEERYEGEKFLEELNQVVSSLSLVTTDIQLAVMKTRMLPIAKVFNKFPRMIRDLSRDLGKQIDLEISGEETELDKSIVEEIGDPLVHIIRNSCDHGIEDPETRKAAGKPEKGLVQLKAYNEGNHIVVEIVDDGKGLDADMLKSKSIEKGIITEREADAMSEKEAFGLIFRPGFSTAAKVTNVSGRGVGMDVVKTNIEKLNGIIDIESEVGKGTVMKLKIPLTLAIIQSLLVGTQEEFYAIPLASVLETVRVPIDDIYTIDGKNVLRLRDEVLSLVRLSDVFGVEKAFDGGDQTYVVIIGVAEAKLGIIVDTLVGQEEIVIKSMGDYLQNIPGIAGATIRGDGRVTLIIDVGAMMEMAKDIKVDIRAEIEDSTKAKEKPSDYKVLIVDDSKMDRTIMQKALEPTGVTIIEATNGVEALNIVKSGEHSFDAILIDIEMPRMDGYTLAGEIRKYSKYRNLPLIAVTSRTSKTDRLRGVEVGMTEYITKPYSAEYLENVVRKNIKLA
- a CDS encoding chemotaxis protein CheW encodes the protein MNNKLNQVLSKQKQQINGPELKNNEDIVQLVGFVVGEEEYAIPILNIQEIIKPIEYTRVPSVPDYVLGVFNLRGNVIPLIDLRKRFSLNVTKQSPSTRYIVMKDADNIAGFVIDRLTEAIRIDRNRIDPPPETLVKDKGMIYGIGKRDQNILTILKVESLLKRDF
- the serB gene encoding phosphoserine phosphatase SerB, whose translation is MIKLCVFDFDSTIMDGETIDILAAANNASEEVANITKHSMNGELDFFESLTKRVKFLKGLPLLKVNEICRNLPIMPGAGELIEALKQKGIKVVVFSGGFHNATDVMQKKLNFDANFANILHHKDGILSGEVGGEMMFSSSKGDMIDCLCGLLNLGKDEIMCVGDGANDISMFRKCGLSIAFCAKDILKKEATHCVDVKDLREILKFIR
- a CDS encoding transaldolase, whose amino-acid sequence is MYDNEAKFSLWCDFIERNFLQSEFNSLSENNIINGATSNPAIFKTAFASPAYKKIIETSNKRHPKDLYEILATQDIKIAACKMLINYANGDDGFVSIEVDPNLSDDTAATIEEGIRLHNLISMPNVMIKIPATKDGYEAMSALMARGISVNATLIFSPDQAKNCLEAFKEGSKAYASRFMDTTMPKGVISVFVSRFDRKLDEVMATKSLPTGQIGIMNAANIYHLIEDFGLENVRTLFASTGVKGGSLRGDYYVRELMYKNSINTAPIETIKEFIKEKAEAKNVPSKENISSFFQIIKNNEIDINVVYKDLLSDGLKQFVSAFDDIMKSL